The Candidatus Methanoperedens sp. genome has a window encoding:
- a CDS encoding DNA-directed RNA polymerase subunit P has protein sequence MVYKCTRCKRAVEIDYEYSGIRCPYCGHRILVKERPVVVKRIKAE, from the coding sequence ATGGTCTATAAATGCACCCGCTGTAAAAGAGCCGTAGAGATCGATTACGAATACAGCGGCATCCGCTGTCCCTACTGCGGTCATAGAATACTTGTCAAGGAAAGACCAGTGGTTGTCAAACGCATCAAAGCTGAATGA
- a CDS encoding 50S ribosomal protein L37ae, giving the protein MMVETTAKGRKSRTAGRFGVRYGTKSRKLVADIEEKMRAEYTCSKCGAKKVKRTGTGIWQCTKCLHTFAGGAYVPQTSAHLTVLRAVQGEKVVSLEAEE; this is encoded by the coding sequence ATCATGGTTGAAACTACAGCGAAAGGCAGGAAATCAAGAACAGCAGGCAGATTCGGTGTGAGATACGGCACAAAGAGCAGAAAGCTTGTGGCAGATATCGAAGAGAAAATGCGTGCTGAATATACATGTTCAAAATGCGGAGCCAAAAAAGTGAAAAGGACAGGAACAGGCATCTGGCAGTGCACCAAATGTTTGCATACTTTTGCAGGCGGGGCGTATGTGCCCCAGACTTCGGCGCACCTCACTGTGCTGAGGGCTGTCCAGGGTGAGAAAGTCGTTAGCCTGGAAGCGGAAGAATAA
- a CDS encoding DUF115 domain-containing protein, with amino-acid sequence MKFEEWEPVYKLILKDMGFDRRKDERAALLLSETLETKARKKNEVAGIEVLRRTINGKDVLVCGKAPVLADEIKDVDFKKYVTIAADGATSILMSNGIIPDIIVTDLDGNMDDEARAGAIMVVHAHGDNIEALMKEVPRLKRVIGTTQSKPLKNVYNFGGFTDGDRSVFLAKEMGARSITLIGFDFRDENVTPLKKKKLVWAERLIKIATG; translated from the coding sequence ATGAAATTTGAGGAATGGGAGCCTGTTTATAAGCTAATCCTCAAGGACATGGGTTTTGACAGGAGAAAGGATGAGCGTGCCGCGCTCTTGCTTTCTGAAACGCTTGAAACCAAGGCAAGGAAAAAAAATGAGGTTGCGGGAATAGAGGTCCTGCGAAGAACTATTAATGGGAAGGATGTCCTTGTGTGCGGGAAGGCGCCGGTACTTGCGGATGAGATTAAAGATGTGGATTTTAAAAAATACGTCACAATAGCGGCAGATGGCGCCACGAGCATATTGATGAGTAACGGCATTATACCTGATATTATTGTTACAGACCTTGACGGCAATATGGATGACGAGGCAAGAGCAGGCGCAATAATGGTGGTGCATGCCCACGGCGATAACATAGAGGCGCTCATGAAAGAAGTGCCGAGGCTGAAAAGAGTGATCGGGACAACGCAGTCAAAACCCCTGAAGAACGTCTATAATTTCGGGGGGTTCACGGATGGGGACAGGAGTGTGTTCCTTGCGAAGGAAATGGGGGCGAGAAGTATTACTTTAATCGGGTTTGATTTCAGGGATGAGAATGTTACTCCCTTGAAGAAGAAAAAGCTCGTGTGGGCTGAGAGGTTAATAAAAATAGCGACAGGTTAA
- a CDS encoding transcription initiation factor IIB — protein MAEIEKVKEVEKTEREKIREGIKQKKEKEKLGQFEKATVVCPECGSHTLVHDYERAELVCNECGLVVDADFIDQGPEWRAFDHDQRMKRSRVGAPMTYTIHDKGLSTMIDWRNRDSYGKSISSKSRAQLYRLRKWQRRIRVSNATERNLAFALSELDRMASALGLSQNVRETAAVVYRKAVDKNLIRGRSIEGVAAAALYSACRQCNVPRTLDEIGEVSRVSRKEIGRTYRFISRELGLKLIPTSPIDYVPRFCSGLNLRGEVQSKAVEILRQASEKELTSGRGPTGVAAAAIYIASILCGDRRTQREVAEVAGITEVTIRNRYKELAEELDIEIIL, from the coding sequence ATGGCAGAAATTGAGAAAGTTAAAGAAGTTGAGAAGACCGAACGCGAGAAGATAAGAGAAGGCATTAAACAAAAAAAGGAGAAAGAAAAGCTCGGTCAGTTTGAAAAAGCAACAGTGGTATGCCCTGAATGCGGAAGTCATACACTTGTGCACGACTATGAGCGGGCTGAACTTGTATGCAACGAATGCGGGCTTGTGGTTGATGCAGATTTTATAGACCAGGGACCTGAGTGGAGGGCTTTTGACCACGACCAGAGGATGAAGCGCTCACGTGTGGGCGCTCCCATGACCTATACTATCCATGATAAGGGGCTTTCTACAATGATAGACTGGCGGAACCGGGATTCGTACGGCAAATCCATCTCATCCAAGAGCAGGGCGCAGCTCTACCGGCTGAGAAAATGGCAGAGAAGGATAAGGGTTAGCAATGCAACAGAAAGGAACCTGGCTTTTGCCCTCTCTGAACTTGACAGGATGGCTTCGGCTCTGGGTTTATCTCAGAACGTGAGGGAAACCGCAGCAGTTGTATACCGCAAGGCGGTTGATAAGAACCTCATACGCGGGCGGAGCATCGAGGGCGTGGCTGCAGCAGCATTGTATTCGGCATGCAGGCAGTGCAATGTCCCCAGAACCCTGGATGAAATAGGTGAAGTATCAAGGGTGAGCAGGAAGGAAATCGGGAGGACGTACAGGTTTATCTCAAGGGAGCTCGGGTTAAAATTAATCCCGACATCGCCGATAGATTACGTGCCGCGCTTCTGCTCGGGATTGAACCTCCGAGGCGAAGTCCAGTCAAAGGCTGTTGAGATACTCAGGCAGGCTTCAGAAAAGGAACTCACAAGCGGGCGCGGCCCCACCGGCGTGGCTGCGGCTGCGATATACATTGCCTCAATCCTGTGCGGCGACAGGAGGACGCAGCGTGAAGTGGCAGAAGTGGCGGGCATCACTGAGGTGACCATACGGAACAGGTACAAAGAACTGGCAGAAGAGCTGGATATCGAAATCATCCTTTAG
- a CDS encoding Gar1/Naf1 family protein — protein MKRLGTILHTVDNLLIVRADKTLKTGDLFENSTVVTKNMKKIGRIKEIFGPVNGPYISIKIFRETTGSLLVKLRNERVYLA, from the coding sequence TTGAAAAGACTGGGAACTATTCTGCATACTGTCGATAACCTGTTGATAGTCCGTGCTGATAAAACACTCAAAACAGGTGATTTATTTGAAAATTCAACGGTTGTCACAAAAAATATGAAGAAAATCGGAAGGATAAAAGAAATTTTCGGTCCGGTAAATGGTCCCTACATTTCCATCAAGATATTCAGAGAAACCACAGGCTCTCTACTCGTGAAGCTGAGAAACGAAAGAGTCTATTTGGCATAA
- the rrp41 gene encoding exosome complex exonuclease Rrp41 has protein sequence MSKPEKLLENGIRLDGRKPDELRPIKIKVGVLNRADGSCYFEFGGNKVIAAVYGPREVHPRHQQKSTSAVVRYRYNMASFSVEERKRPGPDRRSIEVSKVSREALEAVIFEEYFPRSAIDIFVEVLQADAGTRTAGINAASIALADAGIPMKSLVSACAVGKVDDTLVLDLNKDEDNYGQADMPIAMTPEGKITLLQMDGHLTKEEFKEGLEMAKTGCLAIHEMQKAALLEKYASQMEGDVLE, from the coding sequence ATGAGTAAACCAGAAAAGTTGTTAGAAAACGGTATCCGCCTTGACGGCAGAAAACCGGATGAACTAAGACCCATTAAAATCAAAGTGGGTGTTTTGAACAGAGCAGACGGCTCATGCTATTTTGAATTCGGGGGAAACAAGGTAATTGCAGCTGTTTATGGACCAAGGGAGGTTCACCCGCGTCACCAGCAGAAGTCAACCAGCGCTGTTGTAAGATACAGGTACAACATGGCATCCTTCTCAGTTGAGGAACGCAAGCGGCCAGGTCCGGATAGGCGAAGCATTGAAGTGTCTAAGGTAAGCCGCGAAGCGCTCGAGGCTGTGATATTCGAGGAATATTTCCCCCGCTCCGCAATCGATATCTTTGTGGAAGTGCTGCAGGCGGACGCTGGTACGAGAACAGCAGGGATTAATGCCGCTTCCATAGCTCTTGCTGATGCCGGCATACCTATGAAAAGCCTGGTCTCAGCCTGTGCTGTGGGGAAGGTAGATGATACGCTTGTTCTTGACCTGAATAAGGATGAAGATAACTACGGGCAGGCTGATATGCCCATCGCAATGACGCCAGAAGGTAAGATCACGCTGCTTCAGATGGACGGGCATCTCACCAAGGAAGAGTTCAAGGAAGGACTCGAGATGGCAAAGACCGGATGCCTTGCCATTCACGAGATGCAGAAAGCTGCGCTACTGGAGAAATACGCTTCACAGATGGAGGGTGATGTCCTTGAGTAA
- a CDS encoding ribosome assembly factor SBDS, whose protein sequence is MVALDESIIARLKTHGKTFEVFVEPEGALALKRGEAVKLENILAVEDVFLDAKNGDRPAEQDVISAFGTTDAIKIAEKIILEGELHLTTEQKKKIQEEKKRRVINIIAQNAINPQTKAPHPPARIEAAMDEAGVHIDPMKEVDEMVSITMKAIRPIIPIRFEEVKIAVKLPAEYAAKAYGSVAGFGNLTKQEWQNDGSWIGVITIPAGRQDELYSLLNRLTKGSAETKFLK, encoded by the coding sequence ATGGTCGCTCTGGATGAGTCAATAATCGCACGACTCAAGACACACGGCAAGACGTTTGAGGTTTTTGTGGAGCCTGAGGGAGCACTGGCTCTTAAAAGGGGAGAGGCTGTTAAACTTGAAAACATCCTTGCAGTCGAGGACGTGTTCCTCGACGCAAAGAACGGCGACAGACCTGCAGAGCAGGACGTTATAAGTGCCTTCGGCACCACGGACGCGATTAAGATTGCAGAAAAAATCATTCTGGAAGGAGAGCTTCACCTTACCACAGAGCAGAAGAAAAAGATCCAGGAGGAAAAAAAGAGGCGCGTAATAAATATTATCGCTCAAAATGCCATAAACCCGCAGACAAAAGCACCGCATCCCCCAGCAAGGATCGAAGCGGCTATGGATGAGGCTGGTGTGCATATTGATCCCATGAAAGAGGTGGATGAAATGGTCAGCATCACGATGAAAGCGATAAGACCGATTATCCCGATACGTTTTGAAGAGGTAAAGATCGCGGTGAAACTTCCGGCAGAATATGCTGCGAAAGCATACGGCAGCGTTGCAGGCTTTGGCAACCTCACAAAACAGGAATGGCAGAACGACGGTTCATGGATAGGTGTTATAACCATCCCAGCAGGGAGACAGGACGAGCTGTACAGCCTCTTGAACAGGCTGACAAAAGGCAGTGCAGAGACTAAATTTTTAAAGTGA
- a CDS encoding DUF2080 family transposase-associated protein — protein MREIKAVVGGKLTIKDNVEEIYEKKVTPYGNGAKIDAQKKYIGKRVFVIVLKD, from the coding sequence ATGAGAGAAATTAAAGCCGTTGTTGGCGGAAAATTGACAATAAAAGACAATGTTGAAGAAATATATGAGAAAAAAGTGACACCCTATGGAAATGGTGCCAAGATAGACGCTCAAAAAAAGTACATTGGTAAAAGAGTCTTCGTTATTGTTTTAAAGGACTGA
- the rrp4 gene encoding exosome complex RNA-binding protein Rrp4 translates to MEKKLVIPGEFLSDDVTLADEGTYVEDGKVFSSVFGIASLKNHIRVVPLSGKYIPIPGDMIIGVITEVSFSNWIVDIRSPYEGLLHISEFPRRIESQDMSRYLTVGDSIMALVRDVDANMKVELTLNDQRLRQIKEGRIIEVTPSKVPRLIGRSGSMIAMLKNETNCNIFIGQNGRIWMTGKDKDLDLAVKAISKIDRESHISGLTDRIIKFLKEEKSGQVKEPEKEAKKEIKTEEHGKEEKSEAEHEEEKPGGILDELLGDK, encoded by the coding sequence ATGGAAAAAAAACTAGTAATCCCAGGTGAATTTTTATCCGATGATGTAACTCTTGCAGACGAGGGTACATATGTCGAAGATGGTAAGGTATTCTCCTCAGTCTTCGGCATAGCGTCACTGAAAAACCATATAAGGGTGGTTCCGCTTTCAGGTAAATATATTCCAATCCCAGGTGACATGATCATAGGCGTAATAACCGAAGTCTCTTTTTCGAACTGGATTGTGGATATCCGCTCGCCCTACGAGGGTTTGCTGCACATATCCGAATTCCCGAGAAGAATCGAGAGCCAGGACATGTCCAGATATCTTACTGTCGGGGATTCGATAATGGCTCTGGTAAGGGATGTAGATGCCAATATGAAAGTTGAATTGACTCTCAATGACCAGAGGTTGAGGCAGATAAAGGAAGGGCGCATTATCGAGGTCACACCTTCTAAAGTGCCCAGATTGATAGGCAGGAGCGGTTCGATGATTGCCATGCTGAAAAATGAGACAAACTGCAATATCTTTATCGGGCAGAATGGTAGGATATGGATGACGGGTAAGGACAAGGATCTGGATCTGGCTGTGAAGGCTATCTCCAAGATCGACAGAGAATCTCATATTTCAGGTCTGACTGACAGGATCATCAAGTTTTTAAAAGAAGAAAAAAGCGGGCAGGTTAAAGAACCTGAAAAAGAAGCCAAGAAAGAGATTAAGACAGAAGAACATGGTAAGGAAGAAAAATCGGAAGCAGAGCATGAAGAGGAAAAACCTGGAGGAATTCTGGACGAGCTCCTCGGGGATAAATAA
- a CDS encoding Vms1/Ankzf1 family peptidyl-tRNA hydrolase — protein sequence MFESVPVFKYGVFRKEEINFLKARIRELEEENRKLSLQLEKRDEKAKKTVTTKQEVDRELNEARQKLSSLGNELQKLKQEAPRELSFRFSESLPRRKLDEVLFLLGSLQSKAPTLVTIYLARDETLKNIEETIASRLDSSAAYLIEKIESSTGKAIFYDTDQIIKLVVIPVFPISHSECALGRQFALEPLEKSLDSDKILVLNAHAGETFAGIVEADAFAEHEIVRSSVMGKHSKGGWSQKRFQSLVEEDVKHHADKVRTALEKMIGKHKDIQYVIAGGEGKLIKMIMEGYDYPLVIKSMDAGSNAEQVLREAMAVRIYGI from the coding sequence TTGTTTGAATCAGTCCCCGTATTTAAATACGGGGTTTTCAGGAAGGAAGAAATTAATTTCTTAAAAGCAAGAATAAGAGAGCTTGAAGAGGAAAACAGGAAACTTTCTCTCCAGCTTGAAAAAAGGGATGAAAAAGCAAAGAAAACTGTTACGACAAAACAGGAGGTTGACAGGGAATTAAACGAGGCAAGGCAGAAGCTTTCTTCGCTCGGGAATGAACTGCAAAAACTTAAACAGGAGGCTCCCCGTGAATTGAGTTTCCGATTTTCTGAGAGTTTGCCCAGGCGCAAACTGGATGAGGTTCTTTTCTTACTCGGCTCGTTGCAGTCAAAGGCTCCAACGCTTGTAACCATTTATCTTGCACGGGATGAAACACTTAAGAATATAGAAGAGACGATAGCATCCCGGCTCGACAGTTCTGCAGCATACCTGATTGAAAAAATAGAGTCGTCAACAGGCAAGGCGATTTTTTATGATACGGACCAGATTATAAAATTAGTGGTTATCCCGGTTTTCCCGATATCGCATTCAGAATGTGCCCTTGGCAGGCAATTTGCTCTTGAACCCCTGGAAAAAAGTCTCGATAGTGATAAGATTCTTGTGCTCAATGCCCATGCGGGAGAGACGTTTGCCGGCATAGTGGAAGCTGATGCTTTTGCGGAACATGAAATAGTAAGAAGCAGCGTTATGGGGAAGCATTCAAAAGGAGGATGGAGCCAGAAGCGCTTCCAGAGCCTTGTCGAGGAGGATGTCAAGCACCATGCGGATAAGGTGAGGACGGCGCTTGAAAAGATGATCGGGAAGCATAAGGATATACAGTATGTCATTGCTGGCGGCGAGGGTAAGTTAATTAAAATGATAATGGAGGGGTATGATTATCCTCTGGTTATCAAGAGCATGGATGCCGGCTCGAATGCCGAACAGGTGCTCAGGGAAGCGATGGCAGTGAGGATATACGGAATTTGA
- the rrp42 gene encoding exosome complex protein Rrp42, with product MSLSNEVMAELRKDYIYNLMVKGEREDGRAFDQYREITIDTNVIEKAEGSARVKLGDTHLVVGVKIQPGTPFPDTPDQGVIITNLELIPLASPVFESGPPREDAIELARVVDRGIRESGAIDLAKLCVTAGEKVWMVFIDVHVLDDGGNIMDAASLGSIAALMTAKLPAKRFDLGEDSPLPIRDVPVAVTAVEVGGSIMLDPSLNEASIAGTKLTVISNQDGCLSGMQKSGVHPLTTEQINYIVDIAIEKAKELRQKFLEV from the coding sequence ATGTCCTTGAGTAACGAGGTAATGGCAGAACTCCGCAAGGATTATATCTACAACCTTATGGTTAAAGGGGAAAGAGAGGACGGGAGAGCTTTTGACCAGTACAGGGAAATAACAATCGACACCAATGTCATTGAAAAGGCTGAAGGGTCTGCACGCGTAAAACTGGGAGACACGCATCTCGTAGTCGGCGTGAAAATCCAGCCCGGCACACCGTTCCCAGATACGCCAGACCAGGGAGTGATTATCACCAACCTTGAGCTTATACCCTTAGCTTCGCCTGTATTTGAATCTGGACCTCCGAGGGAGGATGCCATCGAACTTGCGAGGGTGGTGGACAGGGGTATCCGTGAGTCAGGAGCCATTGATCTTGCCAAGCTGTGCGTAACAGCCGGAGAGAAGGTATGGATGGTTTTCATAGACGTGCATGTACTGGACGATGGAGGGAATATTATGGATGCCGCATCGCTCGGCTCCATAGCCGCGCTGATGACAGCAAAACTGCCTGCCAAGCGCTTCGATCTCGGCGAGGATTCGCCCCTTCCGATACGGGATGTACCTGTGGCTGTAACCGCTGTCGAGGTGGGAGGTTCAATAATGCTTGACCCATCGCTGAATGAAGCGAGCATAGCAGGGACGAAGCTTACAGTTATATCCAATCAGGATGGTTGCCTGTCCGGGATGCAGAAAAGCGGCGTACACCCCCTCACCACAGAGCAGATAAATTATATAGTGGATATTGCAATTGAGAAAGCAAAAGAGCTAAGGCAAAAATTCCTTGAGGTATAA